From Flavobacterium sp. 102, a single genomic window includes:
- a CDS encoding efflux RND transporter permease subunit, with the protein MQEGISGKIAHFFINSKLTILLMVGLMIIGVYSSFLIPREEEPQINVPMADVMVGYPGASPSEVESRVVKPLEKIVSNIKGVEHVHSMAMNGQAVLIVQFYVGQDVERSYVKLYDELAKHENMFPQGVYKPLVKTRSIDDVPMLGLTLWSEKLNDFEIRQIAEEVTSEIEKVKDVAITKEIGGRNREVKVVLDKDKMAESGIDALGIMQMIQANNGSSQSGSFVSADKEYLLTTGEFLKSAEDIENLVVGVNANMPVYLKQVASVQDGPSTPRSYVSFGYGKANEKFAKNNSEYPAVTISIGKVKGADAMKISEKILEKVEHLKQTIITDDVHVEVTRNYGETASDKVGELLLHLGIAIIAVTLLVMLAMGWRGGLVVFFSVPLTFALTLFAYYMLGYTLNRITLFALVFVVGIVVDDSIIIAENMHRHFKMKRLPFKQAAIYAINEVGNPTILATFTVIAAILPMAFVSGMMGPYMSPMPIGASIAMLLSLFVALTVTPYLGYHLLHEKETQEHKAEQGIETSWIYKVYSKMERPFLESSKKRRLMLGITVLLLIGSVLMFFTKSVAVKMLPFDNKNEFQVVIDMPEGTTLERTAAVTQEIAQYLSTVPEVVNYQNYIGTSAPITFNGLVRHYDMRGGSNMADIQVNLLHKEDRDLQSHDIAKIVRPEIQKIAKKYAANVKIIEVPPGPPVLSTLVAEIYGPNYKEQIKVANQVKSILENTTDIVDVDWMTEDNQTEYKLVVDKEKAMLNGIAPQQVVGNLTYILKEYPISNLYDENSNDNVGIVLSLDDKDKTSLQDIQNLKIKGNHGNVVPVSDLVKVVQDTLQKTIYRKDQKRVVYVTADMAGDLESPVYAILGMNEKLQKMQLPKGYKVNELYMEQPSDESDFTVKWDGEWQITLEVFRDLGAAFLIVIVIIYMLIVGWFQNFKTPIVMMMAIPLSLVGIVLGHWLLGAFFTATSFIGMIALAGVMVRNSVLLIDFIEIRLNDGIPLKQAIIEAGAVRTTPILLTTGAVVIGASIILFDPIFQGLAISLVFGAIVSTLLTLIVVPLIYYVTERKKWEDHTPLSSESGESNS; encoded by the coding sequence ATGCAAGAAGGTATATCAGGTAAAATCGCCCATTTTTTCATCAATTCGAAATTAACGATACTGTTAATGGTCGGATTAATGATCATTGGTGTATACAGTTCGTTTCTGATTCCAAGAGAAGAAGAGCCACAAATAAATGTTCCGATGGCAGATGTAATGGTGGGTTATCCAGGAGCGAGCCCTAGTGAAGTTGAAAGTCGCGTGGTAAAGCCTTTGGAAAAAATAGTATCCAATATCAAAGGCGTAGAACACGTGCACAGTATGGCAATGAACGGTCAAGCGGTGTTAATTGTACAATTCTATGTCGGACAAGATGTAGAACGTTCGTATGTAAAATTATACGACGAGTTGGCCAAACACGAAAATATGTTCCCGCAGGGCGTTTATAAACCTTTAGTAAAAACGCGTTCTATCGATGATGTTCCGATGTTAGGCCTAACACTTTGGAGCGAAAAACTAAACGATTTCGAAATCCGTCAAATTGCGGAAGAAGTGACTTCGGAGATTGAGAAAGTAAAAGATGTCGCCATCACCAAAGAAATCGGGGGCAGAAACCGTGAAGTCAAAGTGGTTTTAGACAAAGATAAAATGGCAGAAAGTGGAATTGATGCGTTGGGCATTATGCAAATGATTCAGGCCAATAACGGCAGCTCACAGTCAGGAAGTTTTGTTTCCGCCGATAAAGAATATCTGTTGACTACAGGAGAATTTCTAAAATCTGCAGAAGATATTGAAAATTTGGTAGTTGGTGTGAATGCCAATATGCCGGTTTATTTAAAACAAGTCGCTTCGGTACAAGACGGACCTTCAACGCCGAGAAGTTATGTGTCTTTCGGTTATGGAAAAGCAAATGAAAAATTCGCCAAAAACAATTCGGAATATCCGGCGGTAACGATTTCCATTGGTAAAGTAAAAGGTGCCGATGCCATGAAAATTTCCGAAAAGATTTTGGAAAAAGTCGAGCATTTAAAACAAACGATAATCACCGATGATGTTCACGTAGAAGTGACTCGAAATTATGGTGAAACCGCTTCGGATAAAGTAGGAGAGTTGTTGTTGCATCTAGGCATTGCGATTATTGCGGTCACACTTTTAGTAATGTTGGCGATGGGTTGGCGCGGTGGATTAGTGGTTTTCTTTTCGGTGCCCTTGACGTTTGCTTTGACACTATTTGCCTACTATATGTTGGGTTATACTTTGAATAGAATCACTTTATTCGCCTTGGTTTTCGTAGTGGGCATTGTCGTAGATGACAGTATCATCATTGCCGAAAACATGCACCGTCACTTCAAGATGAAGCGTTTACCGTTCAAACAAGCTGCCATTTATGCTATTAATGAAGTTGGAAACCCAACCATTCTAGCCACTTTTACGGTTATCGCAGCCATATTGCCAATGGCTTTCGTTTCGGGGATGATGGGGCCATATATGAGTCCGATGCCAATTGGCGCTTCGATTGCGATGTTGTTATCTTTGTTTGTAGCACTTACCGTTACACCTTATTTGGGTTACCATTTATTACACGAAAAAGAAACCCAAGAACACAAAGCCGAACAAGGAATAGAAACGTCATGGATTTACAAAGTCTACAGTAAAATGGAACGTCCATTTTTAGAAAGTTCTAAAAAGCGTCGTTTGATGTTAGGAATAACTGTTTTATTGTTAATCGGTTCGGTCTTGATGTTTTTTACCAAATCGGTTGCGGTTAAAATGTTACCATTTGACAATAAAAATGAATTTCAAGTCGTGATTGACATGCCTGAAGGAACGACTTTAGAAAGAACGGCGGCAGTAACTCAGGAAATTGCACAATACCTTTCTACTGTTCCGGAAGTAGTGAATTACCAAAATTACATTGGTACTTCCGCACCCATTACGTTTAACGGTTTGGTTCGTCATTACGATATGCGTGGCGGAAGCAATATGGCCGACATTCAGGTGAATTTATTACACAAAGAAGACCGCGATTTGCAAAGTCATGACATCGCTAAAATCGTGCGTCCCGAAATCCAAAAGATAGCCAAAAAGTATGCTGCCAATGTTAAGATTATAGAAGTACCACCAGGTCCTCCGGTGTTATCGACTTTAGTTGCGGAAATCTATGGACCCAATTATAAAGAGCAAATCAAAGTCGCCAATCAAGTAAAAAGTATTCTGGAAAATACCACGGATATCGTTGATGTCGATTGGATGACTGAAGACAATCAAACCGAATATAAATTGGTTGTCGATAAAGAAAAAGCCATGCTAAACGGAATAGCTCCGCAACAAGTCGTAGGCAATTTGACTTATATCTTAAAAGAATACCCGATTTCCAATTTATACGATGAAAATTCGAATGACAATGTTGGGATAGTATTGTCTTTGGACGATAAGGATAAAACGAGTTTACAAGATATTCAAAATCTGAAAATCAAAGGCAATCATGGCAATGTAGTTCCGGTGAGTGATTTGGTTAAAGTGGTTCAAGATACTTTACAGAAAACCATTTACCGCAAAGACCAAAAACGTGTTGTTTATGTAACAGCCGATATGGCCGGCGATTTGGAAAGTCCGGTGTACGCCATTTTAGGAATGAATGAAAAACTCCAAAAAATGCAATTACCTAAAGGTTACAAAGTCAACGAACTGTACATGGAACAACCTTCCGATGAAAGTGATTTTACCGTAAAATGGGATGGTGAATGGCAAATTACTTTAGAAGTTTTCCGCGATTTAGGTGCGGCTTTCTTAATCGTGATTGTCATTATATACATGTTGATTGTGGGTTGGTTCCAAAATTTCAAAACGCCGATAGTGATGATGATGGCAATTCCACTTTCGTTAGTCGGCATTGTATTAGGTCACTGGTTATTAGGTGCTTTCTTCACCGCAACCTCTTTTATCGGCATGATTGCTTTGGCCGGAGTCATGGTCCGAAATTCAGTTTTACTGATTGATTTTATTGAGATTCGTTTGAATGATGGTATTCCATTGAAGCAAGCGATTATTGAAGCAGGAGCTGTGAGAACCACGCCAATTTTATTAACCACTGGTGCCGTAGTAATCGGGGCTTCAATTATTTTATTTGACCCAATATTTCAAGGATTGGCGATTTCCTTAGTATTTGGAGCGATTGTTTCAACGTTACTAACACTAATTGTAGTGCCGTTGATTTATTATGTCACTGAAAGAAAAAAATGGGAAGATCACACTCCATTGTCTTCCGAATCTGGAGAATCTAATTCGTAA
- a CDS encoding DUF6132 family protein: protein MRKKAIIITFLGTVVGAIIGFAYYHYVGCANGTCAITSKPLNSTLYGGLMGGLLFNIFVPKTKQDH from the coding sequence ATGAGAAAAAAAGCAATAATTATCACTTTCCTTGGAACTGTTGTTGGTGCCATCATTGGCTTTGCGTATTACCATTATGTAGGTTGTGCCAACGGAACTTGTGCTATCACATCCAAACCTTTGAACTCCACTTTATATGGTGGTTTGATGGGCGGATTGTTGTTTAATATCTTCGTTCCCAAAACAAAACAAGATCATTGA
- a CDS encoding efflux RND transporter periplasmic adaptor subunit: MNNKIITILSLSAFLFISCGKDRKEISDITVAIPVKVSGMTAQNNGSFVTASGKIEAENSANVSTRIMGYVTKVQVKVGQKVSAGQLMVSINNTDLQAKKAQVDASILQATAAFNNARKDFERFTALFNQQSASQKELDDMTSRYEMAKAGLEAAKQMKNEVLAQFNYSNITAPFSGEVTNTFVKEGDMANPGMPLVSIEGISRLQVTAMVSESDIANIQNGMAVKVLVKSINKEVSGKVIEVSSSAINTGGQYLVKVGLNQIDKSILSGMFVNVQFPVANKAKTTTKPDKVLVPESALVKQGQLTGIYTIGNGNIAILRWLRIGKTFDNQVEVLSGLSAEEPYIVSAEGKLFNGAKVSIQ, translated from the coding sequence ATGAATAATAAAATAATAACAATCCTATCACTTTCCGCTTTCTTATTCATTTCCTGTGGAAAAGACCGAAAAGAGATTTCGGATATTACAGTAGCAATTCCGGTAAAAGTTAGCGGAATGACTGCGCAAAACAATGGTTCTTTCGTAACTGCCAGCGGCAAAATTGAAGCCGAAAACAGTGCGAATGTCAGTACTCGAATAATGGGTTACGTGACCAAGGTTCAGGTCAAAGTCGGTCAAAAAGTTAGCGCCGGACAATTAATGGTAAGCATCAATAACACCGATCTTCAAGCCAAAAAAGCCCAAGTAGATGCTTCTATTTTGCAAGCTACTGCAGCTTTCAATAATGCGAGAAAAGACTTCGAAAGATTCACGGCTTTGTTCAACCAACAAAGTGCTTCACAAAAAGAGTTAGACGACATGACGTCGCGGTACGAAATGGCAAAAGCCGGATTGGAAGCTGCCAAACAAATGAAAAATGAAGTTTTAGCGCAATTCAATTATAGCAATATTACTGCGCCGTTTTCGGGAGAAGTGACCAATACTTTTGTCAAAGAAGGCGATATGGCTAATCCCGGAATGCCTCTAGTAAGTATTGAAGGTATATCGAGATTACAAGTGACTGCGATGGTTTCGGAGAGCGATATTGCCAACATCCAAAACGGAATGGCAGTAAAAGTGTTAGTGAAATCCATCAACAAAGAAGTGTCAGGAAAAGTAATCGAAGTAAGCAGTTCTGCTATAAATACCGGCGGACAATATTTGGTTAAAGTCGGTTTGAACCAAATAGACAAATCCATTTTATCAGGCATGTTTGTCAATGTTCAATTTCCTGTGGCCAATAAAGCAAAAACAACGACCAAACCCGATAAAGTGTTGGTTCCTGAAAGTGCTTTGGTCAAACAAGGTCAACTCACCGGAATTTACACTATTGGCAACGGAAATATAGCCATTTTAAGATGGTTGCGCATTGGCAAAACCTTTGACAATCAAGTAGAAGTCTTGTCGGGATTATCGGCTGAAGAACCATACATTGTATCTGCCGAAGGGAAGTTATTTAACGGCGCTAAAGTTTCTATCCAATAG
- a CDS encoding superoxide dismutase, with the protein MKRILVIALCFSFTLLLSSCNKKKLTEVVEVPLPSAEEKITIGQPDDVSADEGQFALAKLPYEYNALMPSIDILTMEVHYSKHYLTYTNNLNKLVAADPLMVDLAIEDILKKLDMNNADLRNNAGGYYNHTLFFEGMAPKADGQPKDTLATIINRDFGSFEVFKNQFSDAAEKQFGSGWAWLVVDKAGKLLVTSTPNQDNPLMPTQTVKGTPILCLDVWEHAYYLDYRYKRKKYIDAFFKVINWKKVSERYLEATATK; encoded by the coding sequence ATGAAAAGGATTCTTGTTATCGCTTTATGTTTTTCTTTTACGCTCCTATTGTCTTCCTGTAATAAAAAAAAATTAACTGAAGTAGTTGAAGTTCCATTGCCTTCAGCTGAGGAAAAAATTACGATTGGACAACCTGATGATGTCAGTGCCGATGAAGGCCAATTTGCTTTAGCCAAACTTCCTTATGAGTACAATGCACTAATGCCAAGCATTGACATCCTAACCATGGAAGTCCATTATTCCAAACATTATTTAACGTATACCAATAACTTAAACAAATTGGTTGCTGCCGATCCTTTGATGGTTGATTTAGCTATTGAAGATATTTTGAAAAAGTTAGACATGAACAATGCCGACTTGCGAAACAATGCCGGTGGTTATTACAATCACACATTATTTTTTGAAGGCATGGCGCCAAAAGCTGACGGACAACCCAAAGATACTTTGGCAACCATTATTAACCGTGATTTCGGTTCGTTTGAAGTGTTTAAAAATCAATTTTCTGATGCTGCTGAGAAGCAATTTGGTTCTGGTTGGGCTTGGTTAGTCGTGGATAAAGCCGGAAAATTATTGGTGACAAGCACACCAAATCAAGACAATCCTTTAATGCCAACCCAAACCGTAAAAGGAACACCAATTTTATGCTTGGACGTTTGGGAACACGCTTATTATTTAGATTACCGTTACAAACGCAAAAAATATATTGATGCGTTCTTTAAAGTAATTAATTGGAAAAAAGTTTCCGAACGATATTTAGAAGCAACAGCTACAAAATAA
- a CDS encoding phosphatidylserine decarboxylase family protein: protein MFHKEGYKIIFIAIVSFIAALLLADKFISIAWLRIAIQLVFVFLFIMILQFFRNPNRKIMPNENYFLAPVDGKVVVIEEVFEEEYFKDKRLQVSIFMSPINVHVTRYGASGKIKFSKYHPGKYLVAWHPKASTENERTTVVIETSAFGEVLYRQIAGALARRIVNYAEEGQQVVQGDDAGFIKFGSRVDIYFPLGTKVDVALKQNAVGNQTVIASK, encoded by the coding sequence ATGTTTCATAAAGAAGGTTATAAAATCATTTTCATTGCAATAGTAAGCTTTATCGCTGCATTATTATTGGCGGATAAGTTTATTTCTATTGCTTGGCTTAGAATTGCCATTCAATTGGTTTTTGTTTTCCTTTTTATCATGATTTTGCAATTCTTCAGAAACCCGAACAGAAAAATAATGCCAAATGAAAATTATTTTTTGGCACCGGTTGATGGAAAAGTTGTAGTGATTGAAGAAGTATTTGAAGAAGAATATTTTAAAGACAAAAGATTACAAGTTTCAATTTTCATGTCACCCATAAATGTGCACGTAACGCGTTATGGTGCTTCGGGTAAAATCAAATTCAGCAAATACCATCCGGGAAAATATTTGGTTGCTTGGCATCCAAAAGCGAGTACTGAAAACGAAAGAACAACAGTAGTGATTGAAACCTCTGCCTTTGGCGAAGTCTTATACCGACAAATCGCCGGCGCTTTGGCACGCAGAATTGTAAACTATGCCGAAGAAGGACAACAAGTCGTTCAAGGTGATGATGCCGGTTTTATAAAATTTGGTTCCAGAGTTGATATTTATTTCCCGCTAGGAACTAAAGTGGATGTGGCACTGAAACAAAATGCTGTCGGTAACCAAACGGTTATTGCCTCAAAATAA
- a CDS encoding M13 family metallopeptidase, with product MKPITKFTLGLFSAILLVSCNQKEADFVDPLVTNRDTTLNPGDDFFMYANGGWFKRNPIPDSERSNGIFRTIGDTINSQIKQICEKSAEMTDAPKGSNEQKIGDFYASGMDTLQIEKLGLSPLKADLNKIKAINDVPSLLNTIAYLHTIGANPAFSLYVGQDDKNSAKYAVFLGQGGLGLGNRDYYFNTDKETVNIRTEYVKHLQKMGQLIGKATDVAKANAAIIMKLETELAKNSRKLEALRDPIKNYNKMSIAQMNSATPNINWQQMTASIGIKNADTIIVGQPEFYKALDQMVKSYSVEDWKTYLEWDLVNSYASYLNNAIEKQNFYFYSTVMSGVKEQKPRWKRIVEQTDGSLGELIGQVYVKDYLPKGSKEKLLEIGNNIRDVYAERIKTLDWMSEETKKKALFKLSKIVMKVGYPDKWKDLSSVTINRGTFLANVMATNKWAIKDMISKYGKPVDRTEWGMYPQTYNAYYSPSNNEICVPACNILVPGFEGRMPDDAVLYGIIGGSTFGHEITHGFDDQGSQYDEKGNLNNWWTAEDLQKFKAKTKLIVEQFSKYEALPGKFVNGDATQGENIADLGGVVMGFEAFKKSKQYINKEKISGFTPEQRFFLAYGYAWMVNIKPESLAQQLLTDVHAPAKYRINGPLENNPDFHKAFNIKPGSKMRRPDNLKVVIW from the coding sequence ATGAAACCAATAACTAAATTTACTCTAGGCTTATTTTCTGCGATATTGCTGGTTAGCTGTAACCAAAAAGAAGCCGATTTTGTTGATCCTTTAGTGACCAACAGAGATACAACGCTTAATCCGGGTGATGACTTTTTTATGTATGCCAATGGCGGATGGTTCAAACGGAATCCAATTCCGGATAGTGAACGAAGCAATGGGATTTTCAGAACGATAGGCGATACTATCAATTCTCAAATCAAGCAAATTTGTGAGAAATCGGCTGAAATGACTGATGCTCCTAAAGGAAGTAACGAACAAAAAATCGGTGATTTCTATGCTTCCGGTATGGATACTTTGCAGATAGAAAAATTAGGATTGTCTCCTTTGAAAGCTGATTTGAATAAAATAAAAGCCATCAATGATGTTCCTTCATTATTAAATACGATTGCTTACTTGCATACTATCGGTGCTAATCCGGCCTTTTCTTTATATGTTGGACAAGACGATAAGAATAGTGCGAAATATGCTGTCTTTTTAGGTCAAGGCGGATTAGGTTTAGGGAATCGCGATTATTATTTCAATACCGATAAAGAAACGGTAAATATTCGTACCGAGTATGTGAAGCATTTACAGAAAATGGGTCAATTGATTGGAAAGGCTACTGATGTTGCTAAAGCCAATGCTGCAATTATCATGAAATTGGAAACCGAATTGGCCAAAAACTCCAGAAAATTAGAAGCCTTACGTGATCCGATTAAGAATTACAACAAAATGAGTATTGCTCAAATGAACAGTGCTACGCCAAATATCAATTGGCAACAAATGACCGCTTCTATCGGAATTAAAAATGCCGACACTATTATTGTTGGTCAGCCTGAGTTTTATAAAGCTTTAGACCAAATGGTTAAAAGTTACTCGGTTGAAGATTGGAAAACTTATCTGGAATGGGATTTAGTAAATTCTTATGCGTCTTATTTGAACAATGCGATTGAAAAGCAAAATTTCTATTTTTATTCTACTGTAATGAGTGGCGTAAAAGAACAAAAACCACGTTGGAAACGAATAGTAGAGCAAACCGATGGTTCTTTAGGCGAATTGATTGGACAGGTTTATGTAAAAGATTATTTGCCAAAAGGTTCCAAAGAAAAACTTTTGGAAATAGGCAACAATATCCGCGATGTTTATGCCGAGCGTATCAAAACTTTAGATTGGATGAGTGAAGAAACCAAGAAAAAAGCGTTATTCAAATTAAGTAAAATCGTAATGAAAGTGGGTTATCCCGACAAATGGAAAGACTTGAGTAGTGTTACTATTAATAGGGGAACATTTTTAGCCAATGTAATGGCAACCAATAAATGGGCAATCAAAGATATGATTTCAAAATATGGTAAGCCTGTAGATAGAACCGAATGGGGAATGTATCCGCAAACGTATAATGCTTATTACAGTCCAAGTAATAATGAAATTTGTGTTCCGGCTTGTAATATTTTAGTACCCGGATTTGAAGGCAGAATGCCTGATGATGCAGTGTTGTATGGTATTATCGGTGGTTCCACTTTTGGGCACGAAATTACCCATGGATTTGATGACCAAGGCAGTCAGTATGACGAAAAAGGAAACTTGAACAATTGGTGGACCGCAGAAGATTTGCAAAAGTTCAAAGCCAAAACCAAACTAATCGTTGAGCAATTCAGTAAATACGAAGCTTTGCCTGGCAAATTTGTAAACGGTGATGCTACTCAAGGGGAAAACATAGCTGATTTAGGTGGCGTAGTGATGGGGTTTGAAGCTTTCAAAAAATCTAAACAATATATAAACAAAGAAAAAATTAGCGGTTTTACACCGGAGCAACGTTTCTTCTTGGCGTATGGTTACGCTTGGATGGTGAACATCAAACCTGAATCGTTAGCCCAACAATTACTAACCGATGTTCACGCCCCGGCGAAATACAGAATCAACGGGCCGTTAGAAAATAATCCTGATTTTCACAAAGCTTTCAATATTAAGCCGGGAAGCAAAATGCGAAGACCGGATAATTTGAAAGTGGTTATTTGGTAA
- a CDS encoding DUF2892 domain-containing protein yields MKNRIIRAVAGTFILISLLLAIYVNQNWLWFTAFVGTNLLQSSITKWCLMEDILDKLGIKD; encoded by the coding sequence ATGAAAAATAGAATTATCAGAGCTGTAGCCGGAACTTTTATTTTAATCAGTTTGCTATTGGCGATTTATGTCAATCAAAATTGGCTGTGGTTTACCGCTTTTGTCGGAACGAATTTGTTGCAATCTTCCATAACCAAATGGTGTTTGATGGAAGATATTTTAGACAAACTTGGAATCAAAGACTAA
- a CDS encoding TolC family protein, with protein sequence MSKLLVTTGFLFLSILGFSQDTLTISKSDLRQKVSEKNMQIKIAQKNYQSAQADFRQSNALFLPDISISYTGMATTNPLMAFGSKLNQEILTQSDFNPALLNDPKTTQNFATKIEIKQPLLNVDGIFGRQAAKAKMEAFQLQTQRTQEYVELEFSKAYMQLQLAYKAVRVLEKAESTAKTNLKLVENYFKQGLLQKTDVLNVQVRVNDISNQLQYAKSSVQNASDYLAFLLNEDAKGKTFKPSEELDNTIQVEAINTQLSDNRKDIQAMDKSSEAYQKMMVMSKMNFLPRLNAFGSYELYDSQFLGTAAKGYLVGAQLSWNVFDGYKSIGKYDKAKADFQKATIETEQYKKQSQLELSKTNRQLKDAENKVGLSQMAFKQSEEVYRIRQNRFTQGLEKTTDLLTAETQMIQKELEHLQAVFEYNYTQQYLQFLTQ encoded by the coding sequence ATGAGCAAATTATTAGTAACCACCGGATTTTTATTTTTATCAATTTTAGGATTCAGTCAAGACACGTTGACCATTTCTAAAAGCGATTTGAGACAAAAAGTATCCGAAAAGAACATGCAAATCAAAATCGCCCAGAAAAATTATCAATCGGCCCAAGCAGATTTTCGACAATCCAACGCACTCTTTTTGCCTGACATTAGTATTTCTTACACCGGAATGGCAACCACCAATCCGTTGATGGCTTTTGGTTCCAAATTAAACCAAGAAATCTTAACCCAATCCGATTTTAATCCGGCATTATTGAATGACCCTAAAACCACTCAAAATTTTGCTACAAAAATCGAAATCAAACAGCCACTATTAAACGTTGATGGTATTTTCGGTAGACAAGCCGCTAAAGCTAAAATGGAAGCTTTTCAACTGCAAACGCAGCGAACTCAAGAGTATGTAGAGCTCGAATTTTCTAAAGCGTACATGCAATTACAATTGGCTTACAAGGCAGTTCGTGTATTGGAAAAAGCGGAGTCAACGGCTAAAACCAATTTGAAATTGGTCGAAAATTATTTCAAACAAGGTTTGCTGCAAAAGACCGATGTATTGAATGTTCAAGTGCGCGTGAATGACATTTCGAATCAATTGCAATACGCCAAAAGCAGTGTGCAAAACGCATCGGATTATTTGGCTTTTCTATTAAACGAAGACGCTAAAGGCAAAACTTTTAAACCTTCTGAAGAGCTAGACAATACCATTCAAGTTGAAGCGATAAACACCCAATTATCAGACAACAGAAAAGACATTCAAGCCATGGATAAATCTTCCGAAGCGTATCAAAAAATGATGGTTATGAGTAAAATGAATTTCTTACCAAGACTAAACGCTTTCGGTAGTTATGAACTCTATGATAGTCAGTTTTTAGGAACGGCTGCAAAGGGCTATTTGGTTGGAGCACAATTGTCTTGGAACGTTTTCGACGGTTACAAATCCATTGGAAAATACGATAAAGCTAAAGCCGATTTTCAAAAAGCTACAATCGAAACGGAACAATATAAAAAGCAGAGCCAACTCGAATTAAGTAAAACCAATCGCCAATTAAAAGATGCCGAAAATAAAGTTGGTTTATCACAAATGGCTTTCAAACAATCAGAAGAAGTTTATCGTATTCGCCAAAATCGATTCACACAGGGTTTGGAAAAAACCACCGATTTATTAACAGCCGAAACCCAAATGATTCAAAAAGAATTAGAGCATTTGCAGGCGGTTTTTGAGTACAATTATACCCAACAGTATTTACAATTTTTGACACAATAG
- a CDS encoding acyl-CoA-binding protein — translation MSEKELEVRFLEAVEHASKMTQSSLPQDVQLRLYAYYKQATFGTIEYNNSSTFDLRNAFKTNAWMQISHLSVEEAKELYIEAINAIVNAKK, via the coding sequence ATGTCTGAAAAAGAATTAGAAGTTCGATTTCTGGAAGCCGTTGAACATGCTTCTAAAATGACACAGTCATCGTTGCCGCAAGATGTACAGTTGCGATTGTATGCCTATTATAAACAAGCTACTTTTGGCACTATTGAATACAACAACTCGTCTACTTTTGATTTGAGAAATGCTTTTAAAACCAATGCTTGGATGCAAATCAGTCATCTTTCGGTTGAAGAAGCTAAAGAATTATATATCGAAGCCATCAATGCTATTGTAAACGCAAAAAAATAA
- a CDS encoding phosphatidate cytidylyltransferase has protein sequence MTTTVTRALSGAVYVLLLVCATLYSQYSFLLLFGLLLLFSVVEFCKLVSLKPIIPLVIATVGYILFNLNNTVKTNEILLLIAALLVSIRSLLFLFEKKDRFLDVQAKYVFLIGYLIIPIIIFTKIPFINNQYVPEIIISILVIIWSNDTFAYLVGITMGKNKLFERISPKKTIEGFVGGVIFAVVAGILLAEFYLHEPTTRWIIIAMIVSAFGTLGDLIESKFKRIAGVKDSGNIMPGHGGFLDRLDSIIFVAPFVYLFYQIIYYVS, from the coding sequence ATGACGACTACCGTAACAAGAGCTTTATCCGGCGCAGTTTACGTACTGTTGCTTGTTTGCGCAACTTTATATTCACAATATAGCTTTTTGCTGTTGTTTGGTTTACTATTACTTTTTTCAGTGGTAGAATTCTGCAAATTGGTTTCGCTAAAACCTATTATTCCACTTGTAATAGCCACGGTTGGTTATATACTTTTCAACTTAAATAACACAGTCAAAACCAACGAGATTTTGTTGTTGATTGCGGCTTTACTGGTTTCCATTCGGTCACTTTTATTTCTATTTGAAAAGAAGGATAGATTTCTGGATGTACAAGCCAAATACGTTTTCCTGATTGGCTATCTCATCATACCCATCATCATTTTTACCAAAATTCCTTTTATCAATAACCAATATGTTCCCGAAATTATCATCAGCATCTTGGTAATTATTTGGTCCAATGATACTTTTGCGTATTTGGTTGGTATCACAATGGGGAAAAACAAACTATTCGAAAGAATTTCGCCTAAAAAAACTATTGAAGGTTTTGTTGGTGGTGTAATTTTTGCTGTCGTGGCCGGAATTTTATTAGCAGAATTTTACCTCCATGAACCAACCACCAGATGGATTATCATCGCGATGATCGTTAGTGCTTTTGGTACTTTAGGAGATTTAATAGAATCAAAATTTAAAAGAATTGCAGGCGTCAAAGACAGCGGTAACATCATGCCCGGTCATGGTGGTTTTCTAGATCGCTTGGATAGTATTATATTTGTAGCACCATTTGTTTATTTGTTTTACCAAATTATTTATTATGTTTCATAA